Proteins co-encoded in one Dreissena polymorpha isolate Duluth1 chromosome 12, UMN_Dpol_1.0, whole genome shotgun sequence genomic window:
- the LOC127852501 gene encoding cholecystokinin receptor type A-like — MEGMELSPINTTLDTSVYVKEYNAEFNKKVLPVSIVFGLTASVGLIANALVIYIYGFRYKRCNFKYFLFTLGLIGLLQCTIMLPTQIGEMHFWFNFPTSWLCRTSAYVFGYTIIHCYSILFLIALDRFRKVCRPYDWQIQANTARNLSIITSIASFILATPPGVVSGHHSFQTSYKDVNITVTVCATDDIHKNREWAVYFLLLLGGLPVSVIILVTCTIYALILMRFYRQGSRTAQSSLNNSSLARSSSDELSKVKTDDQNNITDTDNKEIVSKQMEQTLTEAKIVSFETTTSVQNGDNNSSMNSRFKNIMCVVFPVSRQLNIRANRPGNLHKTSSKLAVREKLLRKTFIVLIITITCIIALIITFCLHMVAESINYHALEVHGVILNAFVIFHRGSFSIICALFPIIYGVRDNSFRNIVRRMFVKDKGSNQGQVIETCA; from the coding sequence atggaAGGTATGGAGCTGTCACCGATAAACACCACACTGGACACGAGTGTTTATGTTAAAGAATACAATGCAGAATTCAACAAGAAAGTTCTGCCGGTGAGCATAGTGTTCGGACTAACGGCCAGTGTAGGATTGATTGCCAATGCCCTAGTTATTTACATCTACGGTTTTCGCTACAAGCGCTGCAACTTCAAGTATTTCCTCTTCACGCTCGGTCTGATTGGCCTGCTGCAGTGCACCATCATGCTCCCGACGCAGATAGGAGAGATGCACTTTTGGTTCAACTTTCCAACTTCCTGGCTTTGTCGCACCTCTGCCTACGTTTTCGGTTATACAATCATTCACTGCTATTCTATTCTGTTCCTCATTGCTCTGGACCGATTCCGCAAGGTGTGCCGGCCATACGACTGGCAAATCCAGGCCAACACGGCTAGGAATTTAAGTATTATCACTTCGATTGCATCGTTCATTCTAGCAACGCCGCCTGGCGTTGTCAGTGGTCATCATTCTTTCCAGACATCTTACAAAGACGTGAATATTACTGTGACAGTTTGCGCAACGGATGACATTCATAAAAATAGAGAATGGGCCGTGTATTTCCTGCTTTTATTGGGTGGACTACCAGTCTCTGTCATCATTCTTGTCAcgtgtacaatatatgcattgatCTTAATGCGGTTCTACCGACAAGGCTCTCGAACAGCACAGTCAAGCTTAAACAATAGTTCACTCGCGCGTTCTTCATCTGATGAATTGTCCAAAGTGAAGACGGACGATCAAAATAATATCACGGACACAGATAACAAAGAGATTGTATCAAAACAAATGGAACAGACACTGACTGAGGCAAAAATAGTATCATTTGAAACCACGACGAGTGTTCAAAATGGCGACAATAATTCGTCTATGAATTCCAGGTTTAAAAATATTATGTGTGTAGTGTTTCCGGTAAGCAGACAGCTTAATATTAGAGCCAATCGTCCTggcaatcttcataaaacttcatCAAAGCTTGCAGTTAGAGAAAAACTATTGCGAAAAACATTTATAGTTCTCATCATCACGATAACGTGTATCATTGCGTTGATAATCACATTTTGTCTACATATGGTCGCCGAGTCGATCAACTACCACGCGCTCGAGGTCCACGGAGTGATTTTGAATGCGTTTGTGATATTTCACCGAGGTAGCTTTTCCATTATTTGTGCCCTGTTTCCAATAATCTACGGCGTTCGTGATAACAGTTTCCGGAACATCGTCAGAAGAATGTTCGTCAAGGACAAGGGGTCCAATCAGGGTCAAGTGATTGAAACGTGTGCATGA